From the candidate division KSB1 bacterium genome, one window contains:
- a CDS encoding glycoside hydrolase family 2 protein, producing the protein MNTITLNGVWELQPDWHSPRISQLPGGLFTKEEWLPAVVPGTVHTDLLAAGKIPNPFYRDEEERVLWIAEIGWRYRRSFHMPAEFLRQTAVQLVANGLDSFAAIFLNGRLVAETANMFIAHRFEVKSLLQAGGNEIEIRFASPMQRAQALEAQHGRLPVALESYRVYARKAQYSFGWDWGPKLATSGIWRPIQLEGHRHLRLDHLFAEVQLDSSLQHACVLAKIAIEKFTPHPAELEVEVSGPDFHARRQIRTAESSLVLAFAIEQPRLWWPAGCGGQPLYELHVCARVAGEIEDEQTVRFGIRRLELVREPDAGGESFLFRVNNVPVFCKGADWIPADSFIPRIAEEKYHTLLNLARAAHMNMLRVWGGGIYEQQIFYDLCDELGLMVWQDFMFACGGYPDHPEFVDNVRREVAAVIRQLRNHPCIVLWCGNNENEWLWHMDTRRSYREMPGVSLFEKIIPEICASHDPTRPYWQSSPFGGEDPNSEQQGDRHQWTIWSNWADPAAVAGDRGRFLSEFGFQAPAALSTWRKYLAAEALWPQSPVFEHHNKQVEGPERLFRFLAGHCKMPHDFEDFVFKTQIIQAEALKTMVEHWRREKFHTAGTLFWQLNDCWPAASWAVIDSELQPKAAYWYARRFFAPVLVSFKPAGRGVEVWATNDTLAALRAEFEMELLDFSGQVYWARRESVLLPANFSLRLAAPAVAELLQIDPHRQYLRARLRQNGRLLAENRHFFCRHKHLHLQPPHLAWQLTKIAEQEWEVRVTSDGFVKNLALLEPPAGLTLRENYLDLDANCETVIAVVHRAVMTGLAVAELPWKWLR; encoded by the coding sequence ATGAACACGATCACTCTGAATGGTGTTTGGGAGTTGCAGCCCGATTGGCATTCGCCGCGAATCAGCCAATTGCCCGGCGGACTTTTCACAAAAGAGGAATGGCTGCCGGCAGTGGTGCCCGGAACAGTGCACACGGATTTGCTTGCCGCCGGCAAGATTCCGAATCCATTTTATCGCGACGAGGAGGAGCGCGTGCTGTGGATCGCGGAAATCGGCTGGCGCTACCGGCGCTCGTTTCATATGCCGGCAGAATTCCTCCGGCAGACTGCGGTCCAACTCGTGGCAAATGGGCTGGATAGCTTCGCCGCGATTTTTCTCAACGGCCGGCTGGTGGCCGAAACCGCCAACATGTTCATCGCGCATCGCTTTGAGGTGAAGTCGTTGCTGCAGGCCGGTGGGAATGAAATCGAAATCCGCTTCGCTTCGCCCATGCAGCGGGCGCAGGCGCTGGAGGCGCAGCATGGCAGACTGCCGGTGGCACTGGAGAGTTATCGCGTTTATGCTCGCAAGGCGCAATACTCCTTCGGTTGGGATTGGGGGCCGAAGCTGGCAACCAGCGGCATCTGGCGGCCGATTCAACTCGAGGGCCACCGGCATTTGCGCCTCGACCATCTCTTTGCCGAAGTCCAGCTTGATTCCAGTTTGCAGCACGCCTGTGTGCTGGCCAAAATCGCGATTGAAAAATTCACCCCCCACCCTGCAGAATTGGAAGTGGAAGTTTCCGGCCCGGATTTTCACGCCCGCCGTCAAATCCGCACGGCCGAGAGCAGCCTGGTCCTGGCGTTTGCAATCGAGCAGCCGCGTTTGTGGTGGCCTGCCGGCTGCGGCGGACAGCCACTGTATGAATTGCATGTGTGTGCGCGCGTCGCAGGCGAAATCGAAGATGAGCAGACCGTCCGTTTTGGCATCCGCCGGCTCGAGCTGGTGCGCGAGCCGGATGCCGGCGGCGAGTCTTTCCTGTTTCGAGTCAACAACGTCCCTGTCTTTTGCAAGGGCGCCGACTGGATCCCTGCCGACTCGTTCATTCCACGCATTGCAGAGGAGAAATACCACACCCTGCTGAACCTGGCACGTGCCGCCCACATGAACATGCTGCGCGTTTGGGGCGGCGGGATTTACGAGCAGCAGATTTTTTATGATCTCTGCGACGAGCTGGGCCTGATGGTGTGGCAGGATTTCATGTTCGCCTGCGGTGGTTATCCGGACCATCCGGAATTTGTCGACAATGTGCGGCGGGAAGTTGCGGCGGTCATCAGGCAACTGCGCAACCATCCCTGTATCGTTCTGTGGTGTGGCAACAACGAGAATGAATGGCTCTGGCACATGGACACCCGGCGCTCGTATCGTGAGATGCCGGGCGTGTCCCTCTTCGAAAAAATCATCCCGGAGATTTGCGCCAGTCATGATCCCACCCGGCCTTACTGGCAAAGCTCGCCTTTTGGTGGGGAGGATCCCAACTCCGAACAGCAAGGCGACCGCCATCAGTGGACGATCTGGAGCAACTGGGCGGATCCGGCTGCGGTGGCTGGCGACCGTGGCCGCTTTCTCTCGGAGTTTGGGTTTCAGGCACCGGCGGCGTTGTCGACCTGGCGAAAGTATCTCGCCGCCGAAGCTCTCTGGCCGCAAAGTCCGGTGTTCGAGCACCACAACAAGCAGGTGGAGGGCCCGGAACGGCTTTTTCGCTTTCTTGCGGGCCATTGCAAAATGCCGCACGACTTCGAGGATTTTGTCTTCAAGACACAAATCATCCAGGCCGAGGCATTGAAGACCATGGTGGAACACTGGCGCCGCGAGAAATTTCACACCGCCGGCACGTTGTTTTGGCAACTGAATGATTGCTGGCCGGCAGCGAGTTGGGCGGTGATCGACAGCGAGCTGCAGCCCAAAGCCGCCTATTGGTATGCGCGCCGCTTCTTTGCGCCGGTGCTGGTGAGCTTCAAACCCGCCGGCCGCGGCGTTGAAGTCTGGGCAACCAATGACACGCTCGCGGCCCTCAGGGCCGAATTCGAGATGGAGCTTCTCGATTTTTCCGGGCAAGTATATTGGGCGCGTCGGGAATCCGTGTTGCTACCGGCGAATTTTTCGCTGCGGCTGGCGGCGCCGGCAGTCGCGGAATTGTTGCAGATCGATCCGCACCGGCAATATCTGCGTGCGCGGCTCCGGCAAAACGGGCGTCTACTGGCCGAGAACCGCCATTTCTTTTGCCGTCACAAGCATCTGCACCTGCAACCGCCTCATCTGGCGTGGCAGCTCACCAAAATCGCGGAACAGGAATGGGAGGTGCGGGTCACCTCCGATGGTTTCGTCAAGAATCTTGCACTGCTGGAACCGCCTGCCGGACTCACGCTCCGGGAGAATTATCTCGATCTCGATGCCAACTGCGAAACAGTCATCGCTGTGGTGCATCGCGCTGTAATGACGGGACTCGCTGTCGCGGAATTGCCCTGGAAGTGGCTCCGGTAG
- a CDS encoding LytTR family DNA-binding domain-containing protein has protein sequence MQSFRTIIVDDEWLVRAELKMMLADHPEIVVIGEAGSVAQAVALMENSPPDVIFLDIQLPGASGFDLLDQVETSARIIFVTAYDKYALRAFEVNALDYLLKPISRERLAKAIKKLGSNEPAPPQPGKRAAYDDVLYVIVNGALKFIKLPLLKCITAEGNYSWIYYADKPRALVSKTLQEWDELLPEKHFVRIHRSAIVNFDYVEQVKKCRNYTQEVFIQGLPKPFIMSRRYASRLKHLLPI, from the coding sequence ATGCAAAGCTTTCGCACCATAATTGTCGATGACGAGTGGCTGGTGCGCGCGGAGCTGAAAATGATGCTGGCTGATCATCCGGAGATTGTGGTGATCGGCGAGGCCGGCAGCGTCGCGCAGGCCGTTGCTTTGATGGAGAACAGTCCCCCCGACGTCATCTTCCTCGACATCCAGTTGCCGGGCGCTTCGGGCTTCGATTTGCTCGACCAAGTCGAGACCTCCGCGCGCATCATTTTCGTCACCGCATATGACAAGTACGCGCTGCGCGCCTTCGAAGTCAACGCGCTCGATTACCTGCTGAAACCGATCAGCAGGGAGCGGCTGGCGAAGGCCATCAAGAAGCTGGGTTCGAATGAGCCGGCACCGCCGCAGCCAGGCAAACGCGCCGCCTATGACGACGTCCTTTACGTGATCGTCAACGGCGCGCTGAAATTCATCAAACTGCCGTTGTTGAAGTGCATCACTGCCGAGGGCAATTATTCCTGGATTTATTATGCCGACAAGCCGCGCGCACTGGTCTCAAAGACCCTGCAGGAGTGGGATGAACTGCTGCCGGAAAAACATTTCGTGCGGATTCACCGCTCCGCCATTGTGAATTTCGACTATGTGGAACAGGTGAAGAAATGCCGGAACTACACCCAGGAGGTTTTCATCCAGGGCCTGCCCAAACCATTCATTATGAGCCGGCGCTATGCCTCCAGGCTCAAGCATCTGCTGCCGATTTGA
- a CDS encoding TonB-dependent receptor encodes MKTLLVRQSWMWLFLLMAMPVFAQGSLQGVVSDSATAEKLPGASVYLVGTALGSATNLQGAYRIDRIPAGSYTLRVSYIGYRTRDLPVTVADNTAQVIDIKLGVEILQGAAITVTGQAVGQAAAINQQRTAPTIINVVSEEKIRELPDANAAEAIGRLPGVSVQRSGGEANKVILRGLQDKFTVITIDGVKIPATDATSRGVDLSTLSQSSLAGIELYKAATPDKDGDALAGSINLVTKAAPAGRNLKVDLKGDYNRLMNSARQYDFSLHYGERFFNQVLGVQVTGNLEKRIRSNERIDVDYTNLQYQGFSISDFLLEFTDEIRKRDGFSLLLDVNTPDNGTIRCNTVLGRTRRDYFWSTRDYPAVGGGSESGAPVYDYRDREQEIYTLSSSIRGDNRLLGWSLAWGAAFAQSVADYPFDYEMIFVERPGMRPTPTNLQDKPEQLIAYALNDFSAAGLSWTYYRKQRNFDKERTAHLELARKYLLGSRISGEIKFGGKYKIRDRSNVRTEDFTPYYLGRWQRYELLPDGTFRPKDFTGTPFESWLNAGGGGFTPMSLFFDTPVVRQVYGSYRLTPLIDRNRLRQWYELNRYGIDVTRNQLEVWTNPLIRYDDYDITERIAAGYLMNTLQLGQGVTVIGGVRIEREDNDYASKFMPQSVGGFPVPANSIRDTTSSASQTVVLPNLNLAVSPLDFMKVRLAVYKALARPDFNMRLERYIAGRPAEVGSQLQVFVGNPRLKTARAWNYEVNTSFFSNTIGLISLSAFYKEITGMYHMLNNFNTTAVRDAQGVLQDTLLQRFGIKWPSQMGASPYNVTLPYNSPRPTKVWGFEFEHQINFDFLPGLLKNIVLTYNASLVRSQAFIWTSRIDSVFYDPPGPIPPTWRRFTVLTERKQKLEGMPEFFGNVALGYDLGRFSGRVSVFHQGEHNVSYSAGGLADRITMAFTRVDLTLKQGITDHLALFASLSNATNLEDGSLINNNSPDQGVFNRRLFNQSEKYGLTANFGLMWQLR; translated from the coding sequence ATGAAAACACTGCTGGTTCGCCAATCCTGGATGTGGTTGTTTCTCCTGATGGCCATGCCGGTTTTTGCGCAGGGCTCTCTGCAGGGCGTGGTGAGTGACTCGGCCACGGCGGAAAAACTGCCGGGCGCCAGTGTCTATCTGGTGGGAACGGCACTGGGCAGCGCCACCAATCTGCAGGGCGCTTATCGCATCGATCGCATCCCCGCAGGAAGCTACACCCTGCGGGTGTCCTATATCGGGTATCGCACGCGCGATTTGCCGGTGACAGTTGCCGACAACACCGCTCAGGTGATCGACATCAAACTGGGCGTGGAAATTTTGCAGGGCGCTGCGATCACCGTCACCGGCCAGGCGGTCGGCCAGGCGGCCGCCATCAATCAACAGCGCACCGCGCCCACCATCATCAATGTCGTTTCCGAGGAGAAAATCCGGGAATTGCCGGATGCCAACGCTGCGGAGGCGATTGGTCGTCTACCCGGGGTCTCGGTGCAGCGATCCGGCGGCGAGGCGAACAAAGTCATCCTGCGCGGCCTGCAGGACAAGTTCACCGTCATCACCATCGATGGCGTGAAAATTCCCGCCACCGATGCCACCAGCCGCGGGGTCGATTTGAGCACGTTGTCGCAAAGCTCGCTGGCCGGCATCGAATTGTACAAAGCTGCAACGCCCGACAAGGACGGTGACGCGCTGGCGGGCAGCATCAATCTGGTCACCAAAGCGGCACCCGCAGGCAGAAATCTCAAAGTTGATTTGAAGGGCGACTACAACCGCCTGATGAACTCGGCCAGGCAGTATGATTTTTCGCTGCATTACGGCGAGCGCTTCTTCAACCAGGTGCTCGGTGTGCAGGTGACGGGCAATCTCGAAAAGCGCATCCGCAGCAACGAACGCATCGATGTCGACTACACCAATCTCCAGTACCAGGGCTTTTCCATCAGCGATTTCCTGCTGGAATTCACCGATGAAATCAGGAAACGTGACGGCTTCAGCCTGCTGCTTGATGTCAACACGCCGGACAACGGCACCATTCGCTGCAACACCGTTTTGGGCCGCACCCGGCGGGATTACTTCTGGTCGACGCGCGATTATCCCGCCGTCGGCGGCGGCAGTGAGTCGGGGGCGCCGGTTTATGATTATCGCGACCGCGAGCAGGAGATCTACACCCTCAGCAGTTCGATCCGGGGTGACAACCGCCTGCTCGGATGGTCTCTCGCCTGGGGCGCCGCCTTCGCGCAGTCGGTGGCCGACTATCCATTCGATTATGAAATGATCTTCGTCGAGCGGCCAGGCATGCGGCCGACCCCCACCAACCTGCAGGACAAGCCGGAGCAACTGATTGCGTATGCCCTCAATGATTTCTCCGCGGCCGGCTTGTCCTGGACCTATTACCGCAAACAACGCAATTTCGACAAGGAACGCACGGCGCATCTGGAGCTTGCCAGGAAATATTTGCTGGGCAGCAGGATTTCCGGCGAGATCAAGTTTGGCGGCAAATACAAGATCAGGGACCGCTCCAATGTGCGGACCGAAGACTTCACACCTTACTATCTCGGCAGATGGCAGCGCTATGAATTACTGCCGGACGGAACTTTCCGCCCCAAAGATTTCACCGGCACACCTTTCGAAAGCTGGCTGAATGCCGGCGGCGGCGGCTTCACGCCCATGTCCCTGTTCTTTGACACCCCTGTTGTCCGGCAGGTGTATGGCTCCTACCGCCTGACGCCGCTGATTGACCGCAACCGACTGCGGCAATGGTATGAGCTCAACCGCTACGGCATCGATGTGACGCGCAACCAACTCGAAGTGTGGACCAATCCCCTCATTCGATACGATGATTATGACATCACGGAGCGCATCGCCGCGGGTTATCTGATGAACACCCTCCAGCTCGGGCAGGGCGTGACCGTGATCGGCGGCGTGCGCATCGAACGGGAGGACAATGACTACGCTTCCAAGTTCATGCCGCAATCGGTGGGCGGTTTTCCCGTCCCCGCCAACTCCATCCGCGATACGACCTCTTCCGCTTCCCAGACCGTCGTGCTCCCCAATCTCAATCTCGCAGTATCCCCGCTGGACTTCATGAAGGTGCGCCTCGCCGTCTACAAGGCGCTGGCCCGCCCGGATTTCAACATGCGGCTGGAACGCTACATTGCCGGCCGGCCGGCGGAGGTCGGTTCGCAATTGCAAGTCTTTGTCGGCAATCCCCGCCTCAAAACCGCACGCGCGTGGAATTACGAAGTGAACACCTCCTTCTTCAGCAACACCATCGGTCTGATTTCCCTGTCGGCCTTTTACAAGGAAATCACCGGCATGTATCACATGTTGAACAACTTCAACACGACCGCGGTGCGTGACGCGCAGGGTGTGTTGCAGGATACGTTGCTGCAGCGCTTCGGCATCAAATGGCCGAGCCAGATGGGCGCCTCCCCCTACAATGTCACCCTGCCCTACAATTCGCCCCGGCCAACCAAAGTGTGGGGATTCGAATTCGAGCACCAGATCAATTTTGACTTCCTGCCGGGGCTGCTGAAAAACATCGTGCTGACCTACAACGCCTCCTTGGTGCGGTCGCAGGCATTCATTTGGACTTCGCGGATTGATTCCGTCTTCTATGACCCGCCCGGCCCGATTCCGCCGACGTGGAGAAGATTCACCGTGCTGACCGAGCGCAAACAAAAACTGGAAGGCATGCCGGAATTTTTCGGCAATGTCGCACTGGGCTATGACCTAGGCAGATTTTCGGGAAGGGTCTCGGTCTTTCACCAGGGTGAGCACAATGTTTCTTATTCGGCCGGCGGCCTGGCGGACCGCATCACCATGGCCTTCACCCGCGTTGACCTCACCCTCAAGCAGGGCATCACCGATCATCTTGCCCTGTTCGCGAGCCTCAGCAATGCCACCAATCTTGAAGACGGCAGCCTGATCAACAACAACTCCCCCGACCAGGGCGTCTTCAACCGCCGGCTTTTCAATCAAAGCGAGAAATACGGCCTGACGGCCAACTTCGGCTTGATGTGGCAACTGCGGTAA
- a CDS encoding histidine kinase, which yields MCFSIKDGLSHSKVNSIFQDRRGFLWVGTNDGLNKFDGYEFTVYRWQPNKTQGLSAQLVRMVMEDSRGRLWIGTEGGGLNLLDRDSNTFRHFTPDSSSPIRISGQDVNAILEDRQGNLWLGTSNGLDLFDFVQGRVSNFVPAALTHLPPREKVVNVIYEDRRGNLWVGSQNHGLWLFDRERRQFTCFANDPNNPASLGDNDVRSIHEDAQGNLWIGTTFGGLNLLDRERLTFRRFFPQKDHSESNTIRALLTADENHLWVGNRSGLHKFDLVTQRFIHYQHDPNDPYSLSHNSVQCLLQDAKGDFWVGTRDGLNFINTNIAGFVHYQARANDRRFLNNKVVYAILEDRAGDLWFGTEEGGLNHLDRKSGLFTYYRHDPRNPHSLSVNNIKAIIEDKDGNLWVGTFHGGLNYFDRRTKRFIHFQHRPGDFTSLADNDVMAMLLDQHGDLWVGTFENGLDIRDHKTGRFRHFFHEFGIPGYRMISALMQDRQGNIWIGSNRGRLGCWNGATRTFKQYQLPIQNIITIEIRPIFEEDSGNFWIGTTGGGLYYFNRRDESFQAYTMQDGLPSNVIYGILQDRERHLWLSTTNGLVKFNPQTGVFKTYYHASGLQSDQFCYDAYLQTRSGEMFFGGINGVTAFFPEKIRENTYVPPVVITRLNIFNKPVEAGGPDGILQQSITTTQAITLSHRHSVFSFEFAALNYAISAQNQYAYKMEGFDADWNMVGNRRFATYTNLNPGTYTFRVKAANNDGVWNEQGAALRVTITPPFWQTWWFKAMVLALVLLIIKHVHDYQRQKRDALHALSLANLAQLKLLRYQMNPHFLFNAHNSIRSMILLDRERAWQMITELSEFFRYTLLNFNKVTASLDEEIKAVDNYLHLEKIRFGESLHVTFAIDETARPCKVPAFLFQPLVENAIKYGMQTSTLPLRVVISITRQEATLSIDVSNTGKLLPRARHEEHEQVHGTSLDNLRQRLAIMFDSSYSLQLYEENGWVHCKIRIQYQTDDSRKGMRRLVPKPNATAALRRESNSPSSV from the coding sequence GTGTGTTTCTCCATCAAGGATGGGCTGTCCCACAGCAAGGTCAACAGCATTTTTCAGGACCGGCGCGGCTTTTTGTGGGTGGGGACCAATGACGGTTTGAACAAGTTCGACGGCTATGAATTCACCGTCTATCGCTGGCAGCCCAACAAGACACAGGGGTTGTCGGCGCAGCTCGTGCGCATGGTAATGGAGGACAGCAGGGGCCGTTTGTGGATTGGGACCGAGGGCGGGGGTCTGAATCTGTTGGATCGCGACAGCAACACCTTTCGGCATTTCACGCCGGATTCTTCCTCCCCCATTAGAATCAGCGGCCAGGATGTCAATGCCATCCTGGAAGACCGGCAGGGCAACTTGTGGCTGGGCACGAGCAACGGGCTGGATCTCTTCGATTTCGTGCAGGGCCGCGTGAGCAATTTCGTACCCGCCGCTCTCACGCATTTGCCGCCACGTGAAAAGGTCGTCAATGTCATTTATGAGGACCGGCGGGGGAATTTGTGGGTGGGCTCACAAAATCATGGGCTGTGGTTGTTTGACCGTGAGCGCCGGCAGTTCACCTGCTTTGCAAACGACCCCAACAACCCCGCCAGCCTGGGCGACAACGATGTCCGCTCGATTCACGAGGATGCGCAGGGCAATCTGTGGATCGGCACGACGTTCGGAGGCCTCAATTTGCTGGATCGAGAGCGCCTGACCTTCCGCCGCTTCTTTCCGCAAAAAGATCATTCCGAGAGCAACACCATTCGCGCCTTGCTGACCGCGGATGAGAATCATCTTTGGGTCGGCAACCGCAGCGGGTTGCACAAGTTTGACCTGGTGACGCAGCGGTTTATACATTACCAGCACGATCCCAACGATCCCTACAGCCTGAGCCACAATTCCGTGCAATGCCTGTTGCAGGACGCCAAAGGCGACTTCTGGGTGGGGACGCGCGATGGGCTGAATTTCATCAACACCAATATTGCCGGGTTTGTGCATTATCAGGCCAGGGCCAATGACCGCCGTTTTCTGAACAACAAAGTGGTGTACGCCATTTTGGAGGATCGCGCCGGCGATCTCTGGTTTGGCACGGAGGAGGGCGGGCTGAATCACCTCGACCGCAAATCGGGCTTGTTCACCTACTACAGGCACGACCCCCGCAATCCCCACAGCCTGAGCGTCAACAACATCAAGGCCATCATCGAAGACAAGGACGGCAATCTTTGGGTCGGCACGTTTCATGGCGGGCTGAATTACTTCGACCGCCGCACGAAGCGTTTTATTCACTTTCAACACCGGCCCGGGGATTTCACCAGCCTGGCGGATAACGATGTCATGGCCATGCTGCTGGATCAGCATGGCGATTTGTGGGTGGGGACGTTCGAAAACGGCCTGGATATTCGTGACCACAAAACTGGCCGCTTCCGGCATTTTTTCCACGAGTTCGGCATTCCCGGCTATCGCATGATCAGTGCGCTCATGCAGGACCGCCAGGGCAACATTTGGATCGGCTCCAACCGCGGCCGTCTGGGCTGCTGGAACGGCGCCACGCGGACATTCAAACAGTATCAACTGCCCATCCAAAATATCATCACCATCGAGATTCGCCCGATTTTCGAAGAGGACAGCGGCAACTTTTGGATCGGCACCACCGGCGGCGGCCTGTATTACTTCAATCGCAGGGACGAAAGCTTCCAGGCCTACACCATGCAGGACGGTCTGCCCAGCAATGTCATTTACGGCATTCTGCAGGACCGGGAGCGCCATCTCTGGTTGAGCACAACCAACGGCCTGGTCAAATTCAATCCGCAAACCGGCGTCTTCAAAACCTACTATCATGCCAGCGGCCTGCAGAGCGATCAATTCTGCTATGATGCCTATCTGCAAACCCGCAGCGGGGAAATGTTCTTCGGCGGCATCAACGGTGTCACCGCCTTCTTTCCCGAGAAGATCCGGGAGAACACCTATGTGCCGCCGGTGGTGATCACGCGCCTGAACATCTTCAACAAACCGGTGGAGGCCGGCGGGCCGGACGGCATTCTGCAGCAATCCATCACAACGACCCAGGCCATCACCCTGTCACACCGCCACTCGGTCTTTTCGTTCGAATTTGCCGCGCTGAATTATGCCATCAGCGCCCAGAACCAATACGCCTACAAGATGGAGGGCTTCGATGCTGACTGGAACATGGTGGGGAACCGGCGCTTTGCCACCTACACCAACCTCAACCCCGGCACTTACACGTTTCGCGTCAAAGCGGCAAACAATGATGGTGTGTGGAACGAGCAGGGTGCCGCGCTGCGGGTGACGATCACCCCGCCGTTCTGGCAAACGTGGTGGTTCAAGGCCATGGTGCTCGCGCTGGTGCTGCTGATCATCAAGCATGTTCATGATTACCAGAGGCAGAAGAGGGACGCCCTGCACGCCCTTTCACTCGCCAATCTCGCACAGTTGAAACTGCTGCGCTATCAGATGAACCCGCATTTCCTCTTCAACGCCCACAATTCCATCCGCTCGATGATTCTGCTCGACCGGGAACGCGCCTGGCAGATGATCACCGAATTATCGGAATTTTTCCGCTACACCCTGCTCAATTTCAACAAGGTCACGGCCTCGCTCGACGAGGAAATCAAAGCGGTTGACAATTACTTGCACCTGGAAAAAATCCGCTTTGGCGAATCGTTGCACGTCACGTTTGCCATCGACGAGACGGCGCGTCCCTGCAAGGTGCCGGCGTTCCTGTTTCAGCCGCTGGTGGAAAACGCCATCAAGTACGGCATGCAAACCAGCACGCTGCCGCTGCGGGTGGTGATCTCAATCACCCGGCAGGAGGCCACGCTGTCGATCGACGTGTCCAACACCGGCAAATTGCTGCCGCGCGCCCGCCACGAGGAACACGAGCAAGTGCATGGCACTTCGCTGGACAATCTCCGGCAAAGACTGGCCATCATGTTTGACAGCAGCTACAGTTTGCAACTCTATGAAGAAAACGGCTGGGTGCATTGCAAAATCAGAATTCAATATCAGACGGACGACAGCCGCAAAGGGATGAGGCGCCTGGTGCCAAAGCCAAACGCCACGGCGGCGCTGCGCCGGGAGAGCAACTCGCCATCATCCGTTTGA
- a CDS encoding T9SS type A sorting domain-containing protein — protein sequence MRWSRLQAILIAVLLLAGSLPGQETVIPLIPTDGTAATHLNRQILADTAAAGGFKANRVYELQRDGIYLHNATVTVPAGQTLRLRAAAGSGKKPIVYLWETGTGQNPTRPPGNFVVLNGGHLEIRDICIAGFYEPEPDRVDGVQGGLINTTAVGSSIVIDGVVFSNINGQHVRTGFNTTKVSIKNSIFANMGALTTSNLGAGKGIDLREAACDSLIVVNNTFVNFQDRAIRHYNFANPQAGTGEIKYGLIDHNTFINGMGFHGLLSLGNVGAEIIITNNLFVDAFALGEDSTDATRAAEWANTGEIYPNGRNRITWIFTAPNTTTRWQVSNNYYTISDSGWAFLNNFGFPPGSPLSYHINSRLGADSVKAFTMVSLKLGNTPRLMTNMMRWYESPTGGNRTKNTPSAAFNRNTDDYDRRPIEYYRDELDATYDTSSPAFTGAQNGYPAGDLNWYPELKAKWEQGINLAVADRAHPAGATYELRQNYPNPFNPSTHLSFTLARAGEVKLEIYNALGRKIATLIHGRLPAGRHEYVWDARHVPSGIYFYKLQAGAFAQTRKMIVMK from the coding sequence ATGCGTTGGTCGAGATTGCAGGCGATTCTCATTGCGGTGCTGCTGCTGGCTGGGTCGCTTCCCGGCCAGGAGACCGTCATTCCCCTCATCCCCACGGACGGCACGGCGGCCACCCACCTCAACAGACAAATTTTGGCGGACACCGCCGCGGCCGGCGGCTTCAAGGCCAACCGCGTTTATGAGTTGCAGCGGGATGGCATCTACCTGCACAATGCAACGGTCACGGTTCCGGCGGGCCAGACGCTGCGGTTGCGTGCTGCCGCCGGCAGCGGCAAGAAGCCGATCGTCTATTTGTGGGAGACCGGAACCGGGCAGAATCCAACCAGGCCCCCGGGCAATTTCGTGGTGTTGAATGGCGGCCATTTGGAGATCAGGGATATTTGCATTGCCGGTTTTTATGAACCCGAACCGGATCGCGTGGACGGGGTGCAGGGCGGCTTGATCAACACCACGGCGGTGGGCTCCTCCATCGTGATTGACGGTGTGGTGTTCTCCAACATCAACGGCCAGCATGTGCGCACCGGTTTCAACACCACGAAAGTTTCCATCAAGAATTCAATCTTTGCGAACATGGGTGCGTTGACCACCTCCAATCTTGGCGCCGGCAAGGGCATCGATTTGCGCGAGGCCGCGTGCGACTCTCTGATCGTGGTCAACAACACCTTCGTCAATTTCCAGGATCGCGCCATCCGGCATTATAATTTCGCCAATCCGCAGGCCGGCACCGGCGAAATCAAATACGGTCTGATCGATCACAACACCTTCATCAACGGCATGGGCTTTCACGGACTGCTGTCGCTCGGCAACGTCGGTGCGGAGATCATCATCACCAACAACCTGTTTGTCGATGCCTTCGCGCTCGGCGAAGATTCCACCGATGCCACCCGTGCGGCGGAGTGGGCCAACACCGGCGAAATTTATCCCAACGGCAGAAACCGCATCACCTGGATTTTCACCGCGCCGAATACCACCACCCGGTGGCAGGTGAGCAACAACTACTACACCATCAGCGATTCGGGTTGGGCTTTCCTCAACAATTTCGGCTTTCCGCCGGGCTCCCCGCTTTCCTATCACATCAACAGCCGGCTGGGCGCCGATTCGGTGAAGGCTTTCACCATGGTCTCTCTCAAGCTGGGCAACACCCCGCGGCTGATGACCAACATGATGCGCTGGTATGAAAGCCCGACCGGCGGCAACCGCACGAAGAACACACCGAGCGCCGCCTTCAATCGCAACACCGATGATTATGACCGCCGCCCGATCGAGTATTATCGTGACGAACTGGATGCCACCTATGACACCTCGTCGCCAGCCTTCACCGGCGCGCAAAACGGTTATCCCGCGGGCGATTTGAACTGGTATCCCGAGCTGAAGGCAAAATGGGAGCAGGGCATTAATCTGGCGGTGGCGGACAGGGCGCACCCGGCCGGCGCGACCTATGAGTTGCGCCAGAATTATCCCAATCCATTTAACCCCTCGACCCATCTCAGCTTCACGCTCGCTCGGGCCGGCGAAGTGAAACTGGAGATTTACAATGCGCTCGGCCGGAAAATCGCCACGTTGATCCACGGCAGGTTGCCCGCAGGCCGGCATGAGTACGTCTGGGATGCGCGGCATGTGCCCTCCGGCATTTACTTCTACAAATTGCAAGCCGGCGCCTTCGCACAAACGCGCAAGATGATCGTGATGAAATAA